From a region of the Lactuca sativa cultivar Salinas chromosome 4, Lsat_Salinas_v11, whole genome shotgun sequence genome:
- the LOC111878563 gene encoding mavicyanin, with the protein MAPMMHLTLIALFITSAAAYTNHTVGGPAGWLFDPNTNTSSANYASWAGNQTFDLGDYLIFNTNTNQTVVLTYNTTTFRSCSVDNSSDSDTFMYSQGNQQFGQPLTVAVPLTIEGANYFFSDASDGVQCENGMAFGINVSHGVGLPPNLNQPPPPPYVEPPSNADGTPGTVAGNLPSGAGLSVDANVRRAVFYALTFYGIFGLLQV; encoded by the exons ATGGCTCCGATGATGCATTTAACATTAATTGCTCTTTTCATCACTAGCGCCGCCGCATACACCAATCACACTGTCGGAGGCCCCGCCGGTTGGCTTTTCGACCCCAATACCAACACCTCCTCCGCAAATTACGCCTCTTGGGCCGGCAATCAGACCTTCGATCTTGGCGACTACTTAA TATTTAACACGAACACGAATCAGACGGTGGTTTTGACTTACAACACGACGACGTTCCGCAGCTGTAGCGTTGATAATTCTTCAGACAGTGACACTTTTATGTACAGCCAAGGAAACCAACAGTTCGGGCAGCCGTTGACCGTCGCAGTTCCGTTGACGATCGAGGGAGCGAACTACTTCTTTTCCGATGCCAGTGACGGTGTTCAGTGCGAGAATGGGATGGCGTTCGGGATCAACGTCAGTCACGGCGTCGGACTTCCGCCAAACCTTAACCAGCCTCCGCCGCCTCCCTACGTTGAGCCTCCGTCTAACGCTGATGGGACGCCGGGGACCGTCGCTGGTAATCTGCCGAGTGGCGCTGGATTGAGCGTTGATGCTAACGTGCGCAGAGCCGTGTTTTACGCACTCACGTTCTATGGAATCTTTGGGTTGCTTCAGGTGTGA